gctctctgtttttttcttcactCATCTTTTGAGGTTTCTTCCCCTTTCCCCccttcattgaaaaaaaaaaccccgaGGTTTAgctctttaattattatttttctgggtttgtgtttcttcatcatttttcttatgcCCACAATCAACAATGTacaaacaaattcaaatatgagTTTCCAGTGAAATACTGCAGCTCTTTGACCCTCCCATTCTCAATGCTGTACTGCAATTTCTTCCCCCTTTTTTCTTTACTGTTGAATCTCCGGTAGGCTGAGGTCTGAGGTGGGAGAGAGTGTTGGGTAAAGCACTTGACTCTGGAATTCTGTGTGCCCAACACgctaaaatatatacaaaacgGGTTATGGCAACTAATTTATCCCAAAAAATTGCCATATTAATTGGAGGTTTGCTAGTGTGAGCTGGTGGGAGGGCAGCTGCACCAGCACGTGGATCAGATTGAGTCCAGTTCACAAGTTCGATGAATTTGTCTTTGTCCCTGTCCTCGTGGGGTTTGCTCTTCCGGTTAAGCAAAGCATCCCTAATTTTCAAACCAAGTTTTGACGCTTTACAACAGTGCTTCCCTACACTAATGATGTAATGCAAATCTCAGACTTTTGATATTTCACCCACCTTACCTTCATCATTAGTGAACATGCTTGTAGTGCTTTCCATTATTGTTTTATGTGGGTTACATGCTCTATGCTCATCGTTTACTTCCCCTCTctttttttcctaaataaaaatgtgatgcCTTTAGGTAAACGGTCTATGACTCTAGGCCCTCTAGCCTCTTATAGTTTGACTTGAATTAGTGGTCCATTTCTACTCTTAAACACATTTGCTTACTCATAAGTCATAACATCTCAACTGAATAGAACCCATTCTAGGTAAACGTTTAGTAATATGGTTTGTTATGgtagagaacaaaaaaaggcCTCTATTCTTTAATGGGTCTGACTAAACAGAAAGGAAAATGACCAGAGttgtcttatttttctttcagaGGGGGTGGAGTAGAGAGATGCTGACATTTCTCTACACCAATGTTCAAAGTGGGAAAGTATTCCGACATTGATTACCGGCAAGGAGGCAACTTCATTCGGATTCTCCAACTTTGTTTTGCTGCCTACAACACAAGATCTATCTTTGCATCTTCAACTTTGAGGGCCGAGTATAAATACAAATCATTTGTCTCAAATTCCAtcttaaaaagatgaaaatgaaaagtaaCGCACTTGCATAGATATTTTTCATTCCCAATCTCTTGTATGTATAGCATTGCATTGATCAAACTCAATTCAATATCCAACAGACACAGTGAGGCACACTAGAGGTAGAAAAAAGAGTGGATACCTTACTCCAATTATATGGGTATATGGGTTAAAAGGGAGgggaaaaaatttgaaaagattcgGGAGTCACCCATTGCTGCAAAAATTTGAGGCAGCAAGTatccaattattttttcaaaatgggCCCACGATTGCCATCTGTCTAATCAAAACAACCGGATTGGACGGCTGTGATTGCAAATGATGCACAACAGACACACCCACGCACACCGAAAGCAAACGCAGTCAAACGTGCTTTAATTACTCTTACTAATGGATTCTCCGAGAATAGCATGTATGTCATAATGGAGATGGACCCATCGTTCTTGTAATATTACattcaaattatttcaaacgGGTTTCATGGCAgttctgtttttgttttggtttttaaaattttttttcctttaaattgcTATTGTCACTAGAAATGTGCTGTTTTTCATGGTTTCTGTGATAGGGTAGAGGTCGGTCCATGGATGTAGCTAATGACTGGATCCACATGGCTCCCAGCAACCTCGAATGGCGTGGCCCATAATGGGTTTGAGCATCCAAACGATGGGCCCTTCGAATAATGAGTTCTGCGCATGTTTCTTCTCGCTGACACGGTTCGTCTTTTTCTGAATGTAATGGGCCACGTCCCTCCAAATGGGCTGAAGCTTATCCAACTGGACCTGACCCGCAAAAAATGACCACATCTTTCCGATTCTAAAATGTGCATTTTgccattattttcatttccaaaaaataaagaacctcttattatttaaatatgattttaaattttgattcaatATGCTCCCAGGGTAAAAATTGGTACATGGTCGACTCTTATATTTGCAATCAAACCCGACCCGAAACCAACTTCTGATGATGGAAGAATATATGGTCCACTTATACTGTAATCAACCCATAATCGAATCCAACTTCTAATAATGGAAGAATTGAATTAAACCAAACAAATTAGGGCCTTAAGcctaattagtttttaaagcCCATTTGAATTTTAAAGGATCGATAATTCTTTCCTTTGTTTCATGAGTTCTAGTCAGCCTATTAGTcgaatgattcttggtcgttTTTAAGGCTTCTTCAATCAATCTCATACGTTTTTATGCGTTATGACTTGTCATATAGGAAAAAGAACACAAGTATAAGATGGTCATAGATTAAGTGTGAGGCGCACCATACCTATTCAATTGTGAATTGGGCTTCCAACAATAAGATACTGCTTGTGGTCATTCTAAACAAATAGCACACTGGATTGCACACCATCATTGTTAAGGCGGCCAATCGAAATGAAGCAGAATAAGAACATAAGCTTTGGATAATCGACGAATCAAAACAAGTTGGTACAATACGAGGTTTCGGTTTCCTCATCTAGTGGGACGAGAAAGGATGGTACTAAAGCTTCTATTGGAAGCACTCAGaaataaattctactatttGGTTGGGACGAATAAGTGGTTGTGAAGCTTGCTTAACAAGAAATTGACCCTTCCTCTACTAAGTCCACTCCACTTAAAGGTTTACGACTTACTGGTCCTTTAACTTTGTCGGTGTGTCTACTTATTCTTGGTgctatcaaataaattttgaatttttttttgtccaagGGCCTAACCCAGTCAGCCAGCGGCATGTGGTGCAACACACCTTTTTGGAAACTTCTAGTAGAAATAATGGGAGAACAAAGACTACTTCATGGATCATTCCTAGGTAAACGCTCAATGGGCTTTGACTTTTTGTGGATTTGAAGGGGACAGTAACGTGCTTGGAccttttaaaatgattttgacGTGAGGCTTAGGCATGAttcacaactattttttttttttaaatagtattctattttttcagaaaaaaaaaaaaattattcttaaaaaatttaattatttttatttgttttctaataattgttttaaaacatatttaaaaatacataaaaaaaattaaaacatagaaaaccactatttttgaattatctttaaaaacattttccaaacaGAACTTTAAacaattatgtttgatttttgaaaataagaaaaaaaaaagtaaaaaaaaatatttttatcattttttactatgaaaaatattaaataaaatgaaatattgttaaaaatgagatgaaaatttatatattttaaaattatttaatatttatattaaatagtGAAAATAAGTTCTATGAGTTTAaggtagtatataaaaataatttattaatttaatttattttttcctagtATTCTcccctaaatttttttagaaaaccaaacataacttacaTGTATGAGAAATGCAGCTTATTTCGCTTAAGGCAATCacttcaaatacaaaaaaaggaaaataaaagctTAAATGGTTAGAAAGTATAAATCATAAACTGAAAATATGTCAAGTATCAATTCAGTTCAATCCTAATAATGAGTAGacaaagaaaccaaaattgGGCGCACTTAGTATAGCAGAATTCAAAACTGAGCTTGGACCATGGGCCTTAAGTTCGTCAAAAATTGGGTCCAGTTTGGGTATGGGCCATTCTTTTTTACAGATCACAGTTTAGCATATGGGTTGGGCTTCTGGTGGCAACTATTGTAGCGGTGGCCCTTAGGCTCCTTACCCAACGGTGTTTAATCGATTGCGGCCCAATCGAACCCAAGCCAACCCCGCCTACTTCTCCAGCACTAACGGTTGAGAAAAGCCCTAAGGAAGTCGTATGTCCTCTCTATCGCCATAAACCCTAGCGTCTTGTCCATTAGGTCACCTCTTTCTACTCTTTGAATTCAATGGCTGATGCTTTGGAGAGACAACAGGGTAATGCCGAACGcagagaacaagaagaagatgaagaaagcAAGACCTTCGAAGAACTCGGGTTGGAACCTAGCCTTATTCGAGCCCTAATCAAGAAGGGTATCGAGAAGCCGACTCCAATTCAGGAAGTTGCCATTCCACTCATACTTGTCAGTTTGATTCCTTACTTCTCCCATTTCGATTTTCCATTCATGATGCTCTGTTTGTCTGGCTGGAAaatttaggaaaagaaaataacattagactcctctctctttccctctctttttttttttttaggatcagagttaattaattagttatcTGCGTTTTTTCTTGTTGAATTTTCCACTGTTACAGGAAGGTAAGGATGTGGTTGCTAGAGCAAAGACTGGTTCCGGGAAGACGTTTGCGTACCTTCTTCCGTTGCTTCAGAAGTTGTTCTCTGAATCCGAGTCAAGGAACAAGCTTGCTCCAAGTGCCTTCGTTCTTGTGCCAACACGAGAACTCTGCCAGCAGGTGTATTATTTGCACCCAGCTTGATTTATAGTGTTTTTGCTGTAGTTCGATATATAAAAATGCGTTTATTGTGTGTTCCAGGTTTATTCCGAGGTTTTATCACTCATTGAGCTATGTAGAGGTCAACTGAAAGTTGTACAATTAACTAGCAGCATGTCTCCCTCCGATTTGGTTGGTTCGTTTCCTCTTTATATGGATATAATAGTTATTGAATTATTGGAGGTAGTAAATGTTGAAATCCATTGCTAACTCCTGTCTAATTCTGAAATTTGCTTGTAGCGAGTTGCATTGGCTGGACTGCCTGATATTCTGGTATCTACACCAGGTTGCATACCAAAATGCTTGTCTGCAGGTGTCCTGCAAGCAGCATCCATCAACGAATCACTTGAGATCCTTGTTCTTGATGAGGTGCAGAGTTGGTGacaaatttattatgaattcCACTTCTTAGATCTTGATTGGTCTCTTTACTTGTTGTTTCATTTATGATGTGAGTTTGAATGGCTGCTTAGGCTGAGCACCTGGAACAATTTTGCGAATTTCACTGCCTTTAAGTTTGTTAATTCTttattataattacaatatgGAAAACAAATTCAGTATATTCTATTGATGTAGGGCAGCAACTCAGAAACATCTAACATActaatatttgaaatgattttagaTGATCTAATTGCTAAGCCATCGTAGTTTGTTGATTTCTATATATCAACTCAAATAACAGGAGTTTGGAAACCTTCTATTATCTTGTGGATTAACTTTGTAccatctttctttttccctcCGAAATACTGTTGCTAAGTTTAGTAATTCGTTTGTTGAGATATTGATGATTTATGTCTTCAGGCGGATCTTCTTTTGTCATATGGCTATGAAGATGATCTAAAAGCACTCACAGCTCATGTTCCTAGACGCTGTCAATGCCTGCTTATGTCTGCTACTTCAAGGTATGTTATGTGTATCATGTATATCATTTTATCAGCGCATACAAGTTTTTCTCCATTCATTGTGGGTCATCATAGAATCTGTTGCTTCAAATAATGTCTGTCATTCCCCTGAGCTTATTTGACGTCTTGTCTTTAATGTTCCTTCTAACTGAAGCAGATGCGATGTGAAGTTGGTCTCAAGGTTGTCAGCTTTATTTTGTAGGCCTGAAGGCTGTCAATTTTATATGAGAACCTTTACTCCCTGATTCCACACCACTTAACTTTCTTACCATCTTGAAATTTAAGCCACTTTGTAATGAAATAATCCTCATTTGATGTTCATTTATTGATTACCTTTCAAAGTTAAAGGTGCATTTCATTGTTTCCTTCTCTTAAAATTTAGGATGGGTTGACTTAACTTAGGATGGTACGTCTTGTGATATTTTGCAGTGCTGATGTTGAGAAGCTGAAGAAGCTCATTCTGCACAATCCCTTCATTTTGACCTTGCCAGAAGTGGGAGATGGCAAGGATGAGATTATCCCCAAAAACGTGCAGCAGTTTTGGGTAAGAACCATCATGCCGTTGagaaattataaagattttgCTTTTTTCCAAAGTATTTTCCCTTATTTGGATCTGTTTCTACTCAAAGtattctattttcaaaagaattgtCCGATTATTATGTGATGAAAAGCTGCCTAATCTTGCATTTTTGTTCCTGTTGGCATGCTTCTGCCAACTATACTCTGTAGTTGAAATATTTCTGGATTCTTTTATAAACTAAAGCTGACTTGCTGGATTCCTCAGATTGTCATCACAAGATTTTCATGTATAGATGTGCCCATTTCAGTCTTTCCCTGTCAAATTACaatgaataaattttagttCTTTAACCTTTTAAAGATTTTTGTGATAGCTAATCTATTTCTTTAAGCTTTAAAGGTTTTTTGTGCTAGCTGGTCCGTTTTAAGTAGTGGTCCATTGAATGcccaaatttcttttgtttttttttttttttttttgccccaTAACCTgtttttgatggattttttttcactaaatgTCCTTTTTGTGGGTGGAGTAGCCATCATCCTTATCACAAACTTCTGGCATAAGTGATTTGCCATGTTCAGTACATGGTAATATCATCATAAGAAGAACCTCGTATTCAACCATAGCCAGCTGTTTGGAGGGGATGAAAACATGATTGGAAGACAAAAGGAAACCATAGTACCGGCTGAccatctttttaaaattaaaacacagGCTTTATTGCTACCATAAAGAATGAAACACCTTCTTACAACCGAAACAGTTTTTCATGGTCATATTAATTACATGTTGTttctttccatcattttctaattgtttttCCTCTCGATTTATTcctggaaaattttaaaatgatatcaGTGATGTCATTGTCAAGGTAAACTTTCTATTGTATTTTCTCATACTGAACTATGGTTTGTTCTTCTTTTTGAGGTCTTGCTTGTTTATAAGGACACTTGAATTTCATATAAGTCAATTTTTTACATCATTGTCGTACTTGGATCTGTTTTATGTTCAAATGTGTTTTTGCTCATTGCTTCCCAGTATAAGTGAAGTTCTTATATGTAACATGAATTTTGTTATCTGTTTAGATTTCATGCAGTGCTCGCGATAAGTTGCTTTACATCCTTGCTCTCTTGAAGCTAGAGTTGGTTCAGAAAAAAATACTGATATTTACTAATAGTATTGACATGGCGTTTAGATTGAAACTATTCCTAGAAAAGGTATGGTGACTTCTTTTTACTGCATCCTCTGGAttctatattctattttttcacTGTTTTTCAGTCTTCAAAATACTTCTAACACATAGGGAGTTGTCTCCCCATGGGTGTGGGACATGCTCTAGATGAAGAATTGATGCAAGTAATTTATTTCATACACCTTTTCTCAAAGAATTGATACATGTGACTCATGCATCCTCAGGATCATATTCTTGAATTGGGTTTTGAGTCTTGACTATCTTGTCTCCAAACCAATTGGTGTCTAGTAAGGTTAAGCTAAACCTTTTATGATAATTGACCACCATCATTTGGATGACCCATCCTCGAGCTTAAGAGCGACATTGTTGTACCCTAACAATCCCTCCCCCAAAATGGCGCTCATTTGGCTCAAACCTATGACtctggctttgataccaattctTGGATTGAATTTTGACCATCTCATCTGAAAATCAATTGGTGTTGAGAGAGGATAGGCTAAGCCTTTTATGTTTGTCAACTAGCATCATTTGGGTGACCCGTCTCTAGGCGTAAGAGTGGGATTGTTGTACTTGAACAcatgtgtttttcttttggttatTTGTTAGTCTTCAAAGTATTTCTTGCACATAGGGGGTCTCTCCTAAACTCTGGGACATGCTCTAGATTTATAATTGATacatttgatttgttttgtaaCTTCCTTTTCTCAAAGAAAAACATAGAGGAAGGGAGAGAGGAGAGGGAGATTTGATGCATGTCTCTGAGTTATCTGTTTGCATGCCACACTCTTTTGCTTTGATTCTTCACCTCTTTATTTCTATTGTTGATTTTTCCATGTTATCTGTGGCAGTTTGGAATCAAGTCTGCTGTTTTAAATGCTGAGTTGCCACAAAATTCCCGTCTGCATATCCTTGAGGTATGCCATCCAACTAGTCCAATTATTTAAGATACTAgcaaagaataattttaatgtCATGCTTGCTTTTTCTTGGCCGCCAGTTTAATTAATAGAGTATGTTAATTGTAGTAATGGGTTAATAATTACCTAATCACTAAACAAATTCGGGAAGttccttattttttatgtggTTACTGTTTTTTATCAGGAATTCAATGCTGGACTTTTTGATTATCTAATTGCAACTGATGGCAGCCAACCAAAAGAGAAGGAGCAAGCTGACGAGGGCAGTCAAATTGAGCCAAGGAAGTCCAGAAAGCACTCCAAGCAAAAATTGGATTCTGAATTTGGAGTGGTGCGGGGAATCGACTTCAAAAATGTGCATACGGTAAAATAATTtgggattattattattattattattattagatcaCCATCTAAACataagatgatgatgatgatgatgatgatgatcatcatcatcatcttatttttaagttccaTTGCGTCAATTTTTTGGTTGCTGTAATTCTTTGGagatttcattgattttcttaattCTCAACTTCAACCAAAAGGCCATTCAGGCTGTGGTTTAGTCTAGCAGTTAGAAATCTTCTGTAGACTAAAAGTTCTAAGATTAGTTTTGGCCTAGCATCTGTTAAATGTGACATTTGACTGCTTTTGCCAAATGAATGTGCTAGGCAGATCTTTGGAGGGACACTTTTGGGTTTcaaaagaaatgggaaaaaaaatggtttcgTTGGGGTTTTAAAGTCAGCATACACCATGGTGATTCTCCTATTCTATGAGCTATGAGGGCTTATGAAGAAAGATTCAGCCTTTGAATATTAACTGGGTCAAAGTCCCAATCCGTTGAATGCACACTGTATTAATTAAGTTTGATGAGTGTCAATTGTCAAAATGCACATGTCTCAAAATTTGTTATGAGTTTGGATCTAAACTAAATGCAGCTcaaaaagagaaggaagaaagatACATGGCTTATGAATTTCCATTGGTAGTAAATAAGCTTTGGTATTAGCTGGGTTAGAGTCCTAATGATTGGAATGAAAATCTTTTGTATTGTGTTTTTGCTTACTGATGTCTCTTCTAATCTTTGGTGCTCTGGATTTTATTTGATGACTGCCAGTTGTGAAATCAGTTACATGTGAAAATGACATCCTTGGTTAGTATTCCATTTAAAAACAGATGTGTTGCCTTTTAACAGGTTATAAATTTCGAAATGCCTCAAAATGCTCCAGGATATGTACATCGAATTGGACGTACTGGAAGAGCATATAATACTGGTGCATCTGTATCTCTTGTAAGTTTGTATAAACAAATTGCAGACCAGTTTTGCTTAGAGATAGCATCTAAACATAGTGGCTTTAGTCTCCTTCTTGCTTTTTACCATGTTACTCATGGCTAGATACATCcatcattaatttcaatttttgtgcATGTATCAATTCACTGTATTTTTCAAATCACAgttcttgaaattttgtaagGTATTGACTTTTATGCgtgcaataaataaaattgtttatttgatttaactcttctttctcttacgttttaaatgattttttactcATATAGGACAGTGCTTTGATGAGGATC
Above is a genomic segment from Vitis riparia cultivar Riparia Gloire de Montpellier isolate 1030 chromosome 7, EGFV_Vit.rip_1.0, whole genome shotgun sequence containing:
- the LOC117918969 gene encoding DEAD-box ATP-dependent RNA helicase 16 isoform X1, with translation MADALERQQGNAERREQEEDEESKTFEELGLEPSLIRALIKKGIEKPTPIQEVAIPLILEGKDVVARAKTGSGKTFAYLLPLLQKLFSESESRNKLAPSAFVLVPTRELCQQVYSEVLSLIELCRGQLKVVQLTSSMSPSDLRVALAGLPDILVSTPGCIPKCLSAGVLQAASINESLEILVLDEADLLLSYGYEDDLKALTAHVPRRCQCLLMSATSSADVEKLKKLILHNPFILTLPEVGDGKDEIIPKNVQQFWISCSARDKLLYILALLKLELVQKKILIFTNSIDMAFRLKLFLEKFGIKSAVLNAELPQNSRLHILEEFNAGLFDYLIATDGSQPKEKEQADEGSQIEPRKSRKHSKQKLDSEFGVVRGIDFKNVHTVINFEMPQNAPGYVHRIGRTGRAYNTGASVSLVSPDEMEILEEIKSILGDDENKESNFIAPFPLLTKNAVESLRYRAEDVSKSVTKLAVRESRAQDLRNEILNSEKLKAHFEVNQRDLDLLKHDKVLSKKPIPTHLRDVPDYLLDPTTQEASKIVKLTRAAMGNTNPARRQGSRRKFRKSRDPLKTFSAEAPKKAPKGGVKRKEKDNDDSHKHKKKKAI
- the LOC117918969 gene encoding DEAD-box ATP-dependent RNA helicase 16 isoform X2, which translates into the protein MADALERQQGNAERREQEEDEESKTFEELGLEPSLIRALIKKGIEKPTPIQEVAIPLILEGKDVVARAKTGSGKTFAYLLPLLQKLFSESESRNKLAPSAFVLVPTRELCQQVYSEVLSLIELCRGQLKVVQLTSSMSPSDLRVALAGLPDILVSTPGCIPKCLSAGVLQAASINESLEILVLDEADLLLSYGYEDDLKALTAHVPRRCQCLLMSATSSADVEKLKKLILHNPFILTLPEVGDGKDEIIPKNVQQFWFGIKSAVLNAELPQNSRLHILEEFNAGLFDYLIATDGSQPKEKEQADEGSQIEPRKSRKHSKQKLDSEFGVVRGIDFKNVHTVINFEMPQNAPGYVHRIGRTGRAYNTGASVSLVSPDEMEILEEIKSILGDDENKESNFIAPFPLLTKNAVESLRYRAEDVSKSVTKLAVRESRAQDLRNEILNSEKLKAHFEVNQRDLDLLKHDKVLSKKPIPTHLRDVPDYLLDPTTQEASKIVKLTRAAMGNTNPARRQGSRRKFRKSRDPLKTFSAEAPKKAPKGGVKRKEKDNDDSHKHKKKKAI